In the genome of Caenorhabditis elegans chromosome IV, the window AACTTTGGTGGTCTAAAATGGACGATTGGATCGGGTTGAGAAGAAACGCGAGTTTTTTCACGttaggtttcaaaaaaaaaaatgttaacgtTTGCAGTGTGACAATACAGCTTGGGCATGGACCGATGGCACTCCGGTGGATTTCCTCTGGTGGCAACCGAATTATCCGATTTATGGCGGAATAGAGGACAGTTGTACTGCTGTGAGttatatttgcatttttcttgagagcagtttgaatattttgaagttttaagtTTGAATAGAGTAACAACAATCATTTAGAAAACCGCTTTGAACTGtgaacattttaaatgttttatgatTCATTCACTGtacaaatttacaaattttaagatCAAGAAACGTATTGCTAGTTCTTCGGAACAATATTGAAttaaacatgatttttttttaatatttaaaggGCTAGCAGTAGCCAAATTTGTactaaataaacaaatttaactAAATATTCGCTTATTTCAACTTTGTGAAATATGAAATCCAATGAACCTAGCTTTATCGCTCAGATGTGGGACTCTACGGTTCTCCGTGGAATGTATGATTTCTACCCAGGACAAATGGATGATGGAAGATCGTGCACGGGCAGTGTTGCATGGGCGCTGTGCAAATATGATCCAAATACTTGTAAGAATAATGTGATCTGAAAATCATTTGTCAGCTTGTTTTTCAGCAATTATTTCTCCAAAATGGGTTAAGGCAGATTGTACTACTACATCGACGACTACTACGTCCACAACAACAACCACAACTCCAACGGTATGTTAAAGCaataaaatagatttttcaacgAGTTATCGCAATTGACGGCGTATTATTTAGACCACCACTATGCCCACAACCACTACAACGGTAATGTCGTTTGACACAAGTTTAGGCAATCTAACAACTTTAATTTTAGACTCCAACGACCACGACCACTACGCCAACAACAACTACAACGGTAAGAATCATAGTGTCGAATCTAAAAAGGATTTTATCAACTCAATACTGTAATAGTGCGCCCAACTGCTACACCTTTTTGATTTCGGTTTTTAACGCCTCTTTAAATTGAGAAACTGgcttcattcaaattttttttattttttcactataAGTTATGGTAGAAAAAGTACATGTAGAACGGCTATAAGATTTGCTAGAAAGGGAcgatatatatatttttttagactCCAACAACCACAACAACCACACCAACAACTACAACGGTAAGAAGACAACTAGATTCACGTATTTCATGATCTCACTTACAGGAAACCACCACAACGCCAACAAcggttttgaataaaaatttaaaggaaacgtgatgacaaaaaatgtatgttttagGAAACTACCACCACTCCCACAACCACAACGCCGACAACTACGACAACGGtttgatagttttaaaaacGTGATAAAAACAGTCTTTATAATTTCAGACTCCGACAACAACTACGACGGTTTAGTTATTAttattaccgtatttcttctaatAGTATGGCTGGAATACCATTCATTTTTCGAAGGTCTTCGCGGTTGCAATACAGatagaaaatgcaattttaattgttttttgttcaaaattaatagttttcGTTTACAATagacaaaaaaagtgaacgCAAGattattagggagtgcaagtctaatagggaggccatactaatagaaaaatatggtatttcaataattcaaaatattttttactaattCTTCAGGAAACCACTACAACTCCGACAACCACTACTACGGTATGTATATAAACTGTTTAATTTGTATTTATGTCTATTAATCTATTAAAGGTGAAATACGGTCCGTGgggaaatgattgaaaaccATTCCGATGgtaatgaaaatatcaaatattatAGCAcgacttttcaaataattctgGAAATCTTTCGATTCTAGTCCAAAAGTGTcacaaactcaattttcacccgttttaactaaaaacaaaaatgtttataattttttaaaaagtcattgtgatatttggtcatcttttaaattttttcatttattttcccaCTTACCTTACTTCAcctaattttctatttaaacaCGCTTGTTCGTGGAATTGGAGTTTGCAAAGTTTCATAATTGAACCTGCTCAAAAaaggtaaaataaaaaattattcttcgAGTTCTTATATAATGCAAAATAGTTTGTACTCATTTAAAATAacgtttttgaacaaaaacagTGCTCAACTTTCAGGAAACCACTACAACTCCGACCACTACAACCACAACACCAACAACAACTACTACGGTACGTAATTGAACTTATAgacaattttgtttatttcataacgttttctggaaaaaactagCACCATCCAATaaggttcaaaattttcaagtaatgTTTGGTCAGAACTACTATAAACTGAAGTTAGTTTTCACTGATTTAAAGTTGTTACTTTCctgaaaacgttaaaaaaaacatttcatatACTTCTCGATGGTAGCAACAACAGGTTTACACAATTTACTTTCTTGTACCCATGCGTGCAAAATCTGTTTTAtcaaattctgagaaaaacatatgaagctttgaaaaacttaTGCCAGATACATTTTAAAGGAAACTACAACAACAACACCAACGACGACGACAACCGTATGCAACTTCATTATTTCTATAATAAATCTAAGattaattttgattaattttgtaaaaatttcagactccAACTACCACAACGACAACACCAACAACTACCACGacggtaaaaaaaaagttatgcaaAAATACCGttgtatattttcagactcCTACAACAACAACTACTACACCAACTACCACTACGACGGTTCGTCTATTACTTGAGTAGTTTTAAATTAGAGTTGGTCATTTTATTAGAATCGTTGTTCTTATAACGTACAATTCAGAGCTTACCAATGAGTGATAGTACTGAAAATCTTTGTTAATTATAAAACTCTCTAAAAAGCTACTCCACCTCAAATTATTCTTGTTTCAATACAATCTAAATAGTATATTAATGTTTATTACCAATTCCAGGCACCGACAACAACAACCACAACTCCAACGACTACCACTAcggtgtttttgaaaataaaaataattataatttttgataaacttcCAGACTCCTACAACAACTACTACCGTACcaacaactacaacaacagtaaatttttgaaaaatgttgcatGCAGAACTAAGTTACTAAATTGTACTAAATTGTAGAGACTACAACACTATTAAAAGCTGGGATTGAATTTTCACTCGACAGTGATACAATATTATAGTTTAACTTTCAGACTCCCACTACTACAACCACTACAACCACTAcaccaacaacaacaacaacggTGCGTgattataatttcaattttattatctATGTGAACATGTAACTGAATTTTTGGGGACATATTAAAAACTTtacttttagttttattttgatttcagaCACCGACAACTACAACCACTCCAGCAACGACTACTAGCGTAGGTTTTCTAAACATGTTGATAttcaaattcaacttttccaatgagttaaatattgaaaaaaaaacgcccataatgaaaaaaatcagcgaGCATCGATTTGTAAACTAGCACTACTCAGATTTGATTTTTGGGGTTTAGTTTCTAGTAAGAGGAACGCCggaatatgttttcaaaaactgagggAAGAGGCTCACCAAAATATCCCTGAAAACATCAAACAATCATGCTTTTCTCACTGataataattcatttttcaggaaacaaCTACAACGACGCCAACTACTACAACTGTGAGTTTCagttttcatttgatttttttgcttgaaactTCCATCCAAAATGcgttttcgaattattttgatttcaaaaattcagcaaaccACAACGAAGCCTACAACTACTACAACTACACCAACGGTAAGATTTACGAAACAATTCTAGTAAATATAGAAtgttactatttttcaaatgcccttcgaaaaattaattattcttTAACAACATCTTgattaaatattttacaaaactcATAGAGCAATTTTAAAACCTCTCTGATCATGAAACTTTTCACAAAGTAATGCAGGACTGCGAACAAGTAAATTAAAGACTATGAAAAGCCTGCGGTGATATAAGAGTTGATTTGGTACGAACCTTTGGTTTGAGACATAACATTTCCTGGATCCAActtttgcggttttttttctcaagaaatctctgataaaataattttagacaACGCCCACTACGACAACAACTCCAACAACCACAACTACAGTGAGAATTTTATGCGTTTGATGCTGTAGAAAATGcatcatttttaaatacctcaaaaattataaaaaattaaggtCACTACCGATAgcattttccatcaatttcacacttttaaattcaatttatttacaaCACATGAAATATGACCTTACCAGTATACTGTTTAATGCATTAGGGACTGTAACACTGTTAATGcgcaaaattttctgtaacaTTCAATATgtgtgtgaaaaattaaaaaatgtttaataccACCTATTCAGACagcaaaaactacaaagtCCACGACAAccactacaaaaactacaaaaaccaCATCTACCCCAACTACAACCACTACAACACCCAAAACTCCATTCGACACGTCAAAGTGTACTGTCATGTGCTCAACTGGTTGGGTGTATTATAATAATTTATGTTATGCGgtaccaatatttttttgaacattgcaAAACTAGCAAAGATTTTGTAGAAACTTCAAGGTCCTGGTAGACTCAATGATTTCAATAAAGAATGCATCAGTTATGGTGGAAAAATTGCTGAGATACCGGATGCTCAAGTAAATGATGTGTTGAGAAGTGAGTGGAACGGGTCATAAAACTAGatcattttaaaacttcaagacctaaaaacaattaattttaactGCACAGAATCATTCGGAACAAATATCAATGACGAAGAAGCGTGGGTAATTTCTAGTGGGTACAACAACGTGGCAAGTGGATATACTGCTGCTGCTGATTCATGTATTGctgtaagtttgaaaattactgtGTCTCATGGGAACAAAAGcatgaaaattaatataaaatcttCAACGACTTCCGCAACTTCCAGATGACtctatctcaaaaaatcagtggTTCAGTGGCGCAACGAGGAACTTGGAGACCTTATGCATGCTCACTTGCcaagaattttggaatttgtcaGAAAcctatttgaaattttttgtattgatCTATAAATTATTAATCTTACCTGTCAATTTGTATACAGTTCTACGCAATGATCGTGAACTTTACCGAATTTGAACTTGGAACCCAAGTTTGGCATTCAAACTGGTTTGAATAGTTTAAATCCGTTTAATACAAACTTTGTCTTCTGTTATGGGATTTATGATCAAATAAACACTTGTAAACCCAAATAAACACTTGTAAATAGAAaagtattttaataaattcaatCATGTTGACTAAATATTGTTCAATTCAATTTGTTCTCATAGCTACCAGTCTCCATGAAATCTTTGGTAAAGCAATTggtaaattgtttattttttaacaacattttttctttgcgTTTAACAATTATACTGACTATAATAAAATAATGTCGCGTGTATGCACATATtaaatgtaacttttttgtaattttttgtaacttgtaactttgaaaaatgtttttttttcacctatGCACACGCCTGTTTATTGTTCTCAGTGTAGCAGTCTACTGTTTAGACAAATCTTGAAGTTGTGGACTATTTAAAATGTGGAATTTTGTTTAgaatttaacattaaaaactttttcgcTTTGAATAATGCAAAACGCAAACTCCAAAACTCTGAACAAAGCTGGAAAGAAGCGGGATCGGGGGTGctgaaaaagtggtttttgaTTAGGTCGCTTCTGGTGGTAAAACAACTTAATCCAGCTGtatatgaaaatattggaaaaacaatgttttttccaAGATTCTGATACggactttaaaaaacttttttcaaaaaaaatgggggttataaaaaatctataacaaattttttcaattttagtaaaatttaTTCTCAGATGATTTGAATGCACGAAAGGAGATATTGCAAAACTttgcaaaagaaaatcaaatttcgatcAGAGGAGAAAATGATGAGCGTAAGTCTTTTCACTGCAAAATAAAAGCTGTATGTATTTGTGCTCACAAAATTCACTTGAGGATTTATGTTCAAATTTATGAATGCCAATTCCCTTCTGCCACCGGAAACTGCACTATCAGATGCACCATCTCCAGACCTTATTGTATTATCGGATGCAGTTGGCAACACAGCGTGTGTTTCCGGTTGGACGAGATACACAGTAACAGGGATGTGCTACATGGAGTCTACGAGTTCCATGAGTTGGTACGACGCTGAAGATTGGTGTTGGAATCAGAGGAGTGGAGCACATTTAGCATCGGTACATAGTCAAGCTGAAGCTCAGGGGATAAATTGTGAGTTCATTGCAACGAACTTGTCTCAATAAAGTGTTAAAGAAATCCACATTCAGCTCAATTCAAAGTGTGGTACCTACCATTGGATGATTGGATTGGCTTGAAACAGGAGGCAAgatcgtttttcttttattgtaacatttttaaagatttaaacTATAGTGTGAAATGAATGCTTATTATTGGACTGATGGTTCTCCTGTGGATTTTCAATGGTGGCAGCCAAGCTACCCGCAGGCTCAATATGCTGAACAAAGTTGCACAACTGTAAGTTCGATGAAACTActtataatataaaaaaaagattcagaTATGGAACACTGCACTGCTTCTATTGATATCCGGGTATACTCCTGGACAGTTTGATGATATGAAAGAGTGCTCAGAAGCAGCTGGATCATATGCACTTTGCAAATATGATCCAAATACATGCAAGTTTTTGTAGACATGTTTATAGAATTATATAACTTTCTACATTTTAAGCTATTATTGGAGAGAAATACGTACCAGTCGTAACAGTCTGTGCGGAAACTGAATCGATCGGCAACCGGTTTATGCCGagtccccaattttttttaaatcaaaggTTGCCACACGGCCGCAGCTTGCAGAGcctaaaatgagaaaactaaCTTGTATTGATTTAGTATGCTTTCAAATTTACGATTGTGAAATATGTTCAACTCTCAAAAACAATAGAAATGTTTTCCAGAGTCGGACTTCAACTACATCAAAAACTACAACAACAGTGCCAATTAGTACCTTTATCATCACTACACCTACAACTTTGCCCGTTACGGTTAgtagtaaaattttgaaaagtaattaaTACCTACTTCACAACCATTAATATTCAGAAAACGATCAAGACTACAACAGCTTCCGAAGCTATTACTTTTACCACTCAATTCGATGCTTCAAAATGTCCTGTTACATGTCCGACAAACTGGGTGTACTACAGTAATTTATGTTACGCGGCAAGCAAGCTTTCTAATGAATAgtcgttaaaaaatattatttcagaaaatacaaGGCCCTGGAAGACTGAGCGATTTCGCTGTAGAATGtgaaagttttggcgggaaactaGCCAGAATACAGGATGTCCAAACAAACGAAATGTTAacaagtaagtttttgaaagaaaaccaaattctccaaataattattattcGCTTTGTAGGATTCTTCAGCACTAACAACAACGATGACGGAGAAGCTTGGGTAGTTTCCTCTGGGTACAGTAATGTTGCAAATGGGTATGATTATGAATCAGACTCGTGTTTAGCCGTAAGTTGTGTTTAATATGATgaagtttaaaacaaattttataattgacCATCTgactagaaaaattttcagttgactTTGTCACCAGAAATTGACGGAGTAGTTGCTGACAGAGGAACCTGGAGGCCATATTTGTGTGATGTAGCCAAGGACTTTGCCATCTGCCAGAAATCAGCCGTAACATAATTCATTTCTTGATTTTGTACCGAACATAAACATATGaacttttaaatgttttgtccattttcttcttgccgatttttaaaacagacttcggaaattgccggagtttTTTACACATATCAGcgtatcattttcaaaaaaaaaacattttcacataaaatgtGACTGCACTCTAATAATAAGACGCGcaatattatattttgaaatatgttcagatgcaatactatttgaaaaattcggacCAAACGGACATATTTCATTACTCATAcacaaaaagtgccaaaattgtATCCATCTCttacaaaatttgagttaCTTTTTAAAGTCTGTAATAGGTTTCCTTACTTACACTGACATTTTTGGAATACCAAATATGAATGAAGGGACGCAAAACTATTAGGGTTCAAAACTAGCATAGGGTtcgatattattttttgggaGTTTTTGTGGTTGCAATATTattcattcaaattattcattcaaaaatcgaaagttattcattcaaaaataatttcaaaaataattcaaattattcattcaaaaataattattcattcaaaaatcactCTCAAACATGATACTTAACACATTATTTTCAAGAAGGAAGTACACAATTTGATCTCCAAATACATacattttgattattttcattcaacCTATATTCAAACTTCCTGTTTGCATTGGGGATTATCACAAAGGATCATTCATGaatgttcaaattatttgCAATATTAGAGGAGGTCTGTTTAATGTCTATTTAAGTGGTCATGGTTCACGGTTTTATGATAGGTTCACgttcaaaaacctaaaatgTCAGTTTTTGCCTTCTCTTTCTGTGCGGTCGTCATCATGCCAAATCTCCTTGCTATGTCTGATGGTAAatacaatatatttttactaGACTTATATTCAAGAGAGATTTTCAGAGGAAACGCGGGGACGACAAGCAATGGTAGCTAATTTTGTCAAAGATAACCAAAAAACAATCAGGAATGGAAAAGGAGATAGTAGGTTTTAGAATTGCATTTGTGTAATCATTTTACAGAGCATTAGCCGTTTTTTACTACTAGATTAGTTGGGATGCATAGCAAGtttaatagtttaaaaattaagctaGAACCATATGGGGTTACAGTACACCAATGGGTTTGTAAATTTAATGACGATAAAGCTCGGTCTGAAAATGTAGATTAACCCggcataaaaattgatatagGTTTCCTCGTAAGCAATTAATGCTCCACAATCAATCAAATCACCGTATTTCATGTTCAAACTCCAGGTCcttcaaacttgaaaattctacATAGAAATTTTGGTGTTATGTGTCCTTGtggagttttttgaataaaaaataatataaccTGCAAAAGTAGCCgaatcagaagaaaaaaagataatcaattttattttttatcgaagTTGATTGAgcttgtcattttttttcagaatggatGTCGAACTTTCTCAAAACTCAAAACCTAACATTTCATCGTTCGCTTTCTTCTCCGTCCGCTATGTCAGATTCATCATCACAAAATCTTGTTGTTTTGGCTGATGTTGGTACTGCTGCATGTGCTTCTGGTTGGACCAGATATGACCTTACTGGGATGTGTTACCAGCAGtcgaaaaaaacaatgaactGGTACCAAGGAGAGGATTATTGTTGGAATTTGAGACCAGGTGCCCATTCAGCTTCAGTGCATAGTCAGGAGGAAGCTAAATGGTTAAATTGTATGTCTTTAACCTTTGTATGCCACACACACATCAATCACAGATTTCCAAAAGATTATGTATTCACTGGAAAATATGTATTTCGCTGATCACAAATTTAAAGAGCataattcacttttttcaacatcAGTTTCAATCAACGAACGAATAATGTAGTGGGCtgcatatttttgaacatattaTTTGTCATCCTATCACATTccgtttctaatttttttaatttatcaatgcaccaatttaaaaataaatacattttcagcatTATATCGAGACAAGAAAAATGGTGGACAAATGGATTCATGGATTGGACTAAGAAGAGATGTTAGttccatttaattttttaatggcaacaaaaaaatttaagtgcGATAATGTCACCTACATCTGGACAGATGGATCTCCAACTGATTGCCTTTGGTGGCAACCAGACTATCCAAAATCTGAGTTTGCAGAATTCAGCTGTGTCActgtaaataatttaaacattgATGAGATGAACATTAAAAGGTTTCAGATTTGGGAAACTGATTGGCTATACGACAATCCAGCATACATCCCTGGTCAGTATGATGATATGAAAGAGTGTAGTGATGATGGATCAAATGTAATTTGCAAATATGACCCGAACACTTGTAAATGTTCAGCAGCGTTTTATGTCAGTAAAGGTCTTACTTTCAGTGAATATTGGTGCAAAATAtgagtggaaaaaatgtgggTTAGTGCCCGAAACTACAAAACCTACAACAACGACACCTACCACGACAACCACTACTACTATTCCTTCAACAACATCATCAACCACATCAACGAGTACCACCACTAGTGTAGTTACAACAACTACTGTCACATCAACCACTGAACCTACAACTTCTACTTCAGTATctattaaaattcagaaataactTAATGCTCGATTACTTTTCAGACTCCTACAACAACGACTACTATGCAAACaacagtaagttttttaaacgaatttttgaaaggaaggtcccaataaattttcaaacatttttttgtcggTTCAAAGCCGATAGGTGACAGAATATGACCGAAATTGATCACCACCTGCCGACTTTAAATTATCTTAAACTGCGAAATATTGAGATAATTTACCGAAATATGCAAGAAAGGTTGATAAGCAGATATAATGTTATTTCCAGCAGCTGTGACAcggataaaaaaatttaagatttaagATAACATtagcataattttttcaaaattttgaaggtataaaaatattgataaattttttgaggacgttcactacaaaattttacaaaacattttgagtgCATAAGTTAAAAATCTTTCAGACCGTTAGTTCTCCTTTATTTCGACAAAATGAAATAGTCATGTATgtctcaaataaaatttaaaataaccaAACGAAACTTGTTTGTTGGtcactgttttcaaaaaaaaacttgaatgcaatgattttttgagaattttcttaCATGAGTCTGAGAAAAGCAGAGAGGAAATTAGCTTGCAAGTACTTCATACTTCAATTTCTAGACACCTTCTACTACTTCCACTCCGACAACAACGTCAACAACCACTACTACATCCGCTAGCGTAAGTTTTGGCTAgacaaattccaatttttttttgttttacttttttgttgcaaatctatcaaaaaatatctgcTTCAGACAACCACtatttcaacaacaaaacCTCCCACAACACAAATTGATATCGAAAAATGCACAAGTAACTGCCCCGTTGGCTGGATTTATTTTGGCGGTCTTTGCTACTcggtgaaaaaaaagtttaattttaaatattaatttcttttAGAAAATCCAAGGTCCCGGAAGATTTGTTGATTTTAATTCTGAGTGTACCAGACTGGGCGGAAAACTTGGTGAAGTTTCTGGAGCAGATGGAAATGAAGCTTTAAGACGTATGATTATAATTAGCTCAGTATTGTGAAAGTTAACATATTTCCAGTAGCTCTCACCAGTAACAATGGCAATAAAATACTTGACGAAGCGTGGATACAGCACATAGGAAGCTACAATAACGTCGCATCAGGTTATGTAGGAACCGCAGGCTCTTGTTATAcggtattgaaaaattcacaaactaactaaaattattttttcactgcagatgattttatccaaaaataaTGGCGGCTCATTTGCAAAAAGTGGGACGTGGAGACCATATGACTGCACCACGACGGTCAAGGAGTTTTGAATCTGCCAAAAAGCATcattttctaatgttttccATTCATTCCACTAATCAAGCAGGTACCATATTACTACAAACTTGAACAAttcaatatattaaaaattgaaaatactgaGTCCAATTAAgaaataataacaaaaattccacaatctcaaatttctcaaagacgaaataactttaaaaaattaagacggaaatttttaagtttctttTAGTATAATACATTTGGAATAATCACTTTATTATCACATTTCAAGTAAACCCGTTATCATCGTTTTTTGTCTTTGAATATGTTAATGTTATCCTTCCAGCATATGCTCAAACCATCCTAATCCGAAAATGAGCGCAAAGC includes:
- the clec-199 gene encoding C-type lectin domain-containing protein (Partially confirmed by transcript evidence), which codes for MNRFFCLTVLFSYLYRFTFSANDNAKIDNLVARQYLFSNFVANNREALKKSDGSDERWLFKFMNENSIIPPTSNSKSGSLADSGQAGLVLADAIGTAKCASGWTRWTGNGCCYKEMASPMLSWYASEDWCYSQKAGAHLASVHSRAEAEWLNYQYKLWWSKMDDWIGLRRNCDNTAWAWTDGTPVDFLWWQPNYPIYGGIEDSCTAMWDSTVLRGMYDFYPGQMDDGRSCTGSVAWALCKYDPNTSIISPKWVKADCTTTSTTTTSTTTTTTPTTPTTTTTTPTTTTTETTTTPTTETTTTPTTTTPTTTTTTPTTTTTETTTTPTTTTTETTTTPTTTTTTPTTTTTETTTTTPTTTTTTPTTTTTTPTTTTTTPTTTTTTPTTTTTAPTTTTTTPTTTTTTPTTTTTVPTTTTTTPTTTTTTTTTPTTTTTTPTTTTTPATTTSETTTTTPTTTTQTTTKPTTTTTTPTTTPTTTTTPTTTTTTAKTTKSTTTTTKTTKTTSTPTTTTTTPKTPFDTSKCTVMCSTGWVYYNNLCYAKLQGPGRLNDFNKECISYGGKIAEIPDAQVNDVLRKSFGTNINDEEAWVISSGYNNVASGYTAAADSCIAMTLSQKISGSVAQRGTWRPYACSLAKNFGICQKPI
- the clec-199 gene encoding C-type lectin domain-containing protein (Confirmed by transcript evidence); this translates as MNRFFCLTVLFSYLYRFTFSANDNAKIDNLVARQYLFSNFVANNREALKKSDGSDERWLFKFMNENSIIPPTSNSKSGSLADSGQAGLVLADAIGTAKCASGWTRWTGNGCCYKEMASPMLSWYASEDWCYSQKAGAHLASVHSRAEAEWLNYQYKLWWSKMDDWIGLRRNCDNTAWAWTDGTPVDFLWWQPNYPIYGGIEDSCTAMWDSTVLRGMYDFYPGQMDDGRSCTGSVAWALCKYDPNTSIISPKWVKADCTTTSTTTTSTTTTTTPTTPTTTTTTPTTTTTTPTTTTTTPTTTTETTTTPTTETTTTPTTTTPTTTTTTPTTTTTETTTTPTTTTTTPTTTTTETTTTTPTTTTTTPTTTTTTPTTTTTTPTTTTTTPTTTTTAPTTTTTTPTTTTTTPTTTTTVPTTTTTTPTTTTTTTTTPTTTTTTPTTTTTPATTTSETTTTTPTTTTQTTTKPTTTTTTPTTTPTTTTTPTTTTTTAKTTKSTTTTTKTTKTTSTPTTTTTTPKTPFDTSKCTVMCSTGWVYYNNLCYAKLQGPGRLNDFNKECISYGGKIAEIPDAQVNDVLRKSFGTNINDEEAWVISSGYNNVASGYTAAADSCIAMTLSQKISGSVAQRGTWRPYACSLAKNFGICQKPI
- the clec-199 gene encoding C-type lectin domain-containing protein (Partially confirmed by transcript evidence), yielding MNRFFCLTVLFSYLYRFTFSANDNAKIDNLVARQYLFSNFVANNREALKKSDGSDERWLFKFMNENSIIPPTSNSKSGSLADSGQAGLVLADAIGTAKCASGWTRWTGNGCCYKEMASPMLSWYASEDWCYSQKAGAHLASVHSRAEAEWLNYQYKLWWSKMDDWIGLRRNCDNTAWAWTDGTPVDFLWWQPNYPIYGGIEDSCTAMWDSTVLRGMYDFYPGQMDDGRSCTGSVAWALCKYDPNTSIISPKWVKADCTTTSTTTTSTTTTTTPTTTTMPTTTTTTPTTTTTTPTTTTTETTTTPTTETTTTPTTTTPTTTTTTPTTTTTETTTTPTTTTTETTTTPTTTTTTPTTTTTETTTTTPTTTTTTPTTTTTTPTTTTTTPTTTTTTPTTTTTAPTTTTTTPTTTTTTPTTTTTVPTTTTTTPTTTTTTTTTPTTTTTTPTTTTTPATTTSETTTTTPTTTTQTTTKPTTTTTTPTTTPTTTTTPTTTTTTAKTTKSTTTTTKTTKTTSTPTTTTTTPKTPFDTSKCTVMCSTGWVYYNNLCYAKLQGPGRLNDFNKECISYGGKIAEIPDAQVNDVLRKSFGTNINDEEAWVISSGYNNVASGYTAAADSCIAMTLSQKISGSVAQRGTWRPYACSLAKNFGICQKPI
- the clec-199 gene encoding C-type lectin domain-containing protein (Partially confirmed by transcript evidence), encoding MNRFFCLTVLFSYLYRFTFSANDNAKIDNLVARQYLFSNFVANNREALKKSDGSDERWLFKFMNENSIIPPTSNSKSGSLADSGQAGLVLADAIGTAKCASGWTRWTGNGCCYKEMASPMLSWYASEDWCYSQKAGAHLASVHSRAEAEWLNYQYKLWWSKMDDWIGLRRNCDNTAWAWTDGTPVDFLWWQPNYPIYGGIEDSCTAMWDSTVLRGMYDFYPGQMDDGRSCTGSVAWALCKYDPNTSIISPKWVKADCTTTSTTTTSTTTTTTPTTTTMPTTTTTTPTTTTTTPTTTTTETTTTPTTETTTTPTTTTPTTTTTTPTTTTTETTTTPTTTTTETTTTPTTTTTTPTTTTTETTTTTPTTTTTTPTTTTTTPTTTTTTPTTTTTTPTTTTTAPTTTTTTPTTTTTTPTTTTTVPTTTTTTPTTTTTTTTTPTTTTTTPTTTTTPATTTSETTTTTPTTTTQTTTKPTTTTTTPTTAKTTKSTTTTTKTTKTTSTPTTTTTTPKTPFDTSKCTVMCSTGWVYYNNLCYAKLQGPGRLNDFNKECISYGGKIAEIPDAQVNDVLRKSFGTNINDEEAWVISSGYNNVASGYTAAADSCIAMTLSQKISGSVAQRGTWRPYACSLAKNFGICQKPI
- the clec-199 gene encoding C-type lectin domain-containing protein (Confirmed by transcript evidence) translates to MNRFFCLTVLFSYLYRFTFSANDNAKIDNLVARQYLFSNFVANNREALKKSDGSDERWLFKFMNENSIIPPTSNSKSGSLADSGQAGLVLADAIGTAKCASGWTRWTGNGCCYKEMASPMLSWYASEDWCYSQKAGAHLASVHSRAEAEWLNYQYKLWWSKMDDWIGLRRNCDNTAWAWTDGTPVDFLWWQPNYPIYGGIEDSCTAMWDSTVLRGMYDFYPGQMDDGRSCTGSVAWALCKYDPNTSIISPKWVKADCTTTSTTTTSTTTTTTPTTPTTTTTTPTTTTTTPTTTTTTPTTTTETTTTPTTETTTTPTTTTPTTTTTTPTTTTTETTTTPTTTTTTPTTTTTETTTTTPTTTTTTPTTTTTTPTTTTTTPTTTTTTPTTTTTAPTTTTTTPTTTTTTPTTTTTVPTTTTTTPTTTTTTTTTPTTTTTTPTTTTTPATTTSETTTTTPTTTTQTTTKPTTTTTTPTTAKTTKSTTTTTKTTKTTSTPTTTTTTPKTPFDTSKCTVMCSTGWVYYNNLCYAKLQGPGRLNDFNKECISYGGKIAEIPDAQVNDVLRKSFGTNINDEEAWVISSGYNNVASGYTAAADSCIAMTLSQKISGSVAQRGTWRPYACSLAKNFGICQKPI